A genomic segment from Drosophila miranda strain MSH22 chromosome 3, D.miranda_PacBio2.1, whole genome shotgun sequence encodes:
- the LOC108160782 gene encoding NADH dehydrogenase [ubiquinone] 1 alpha subcomplex subunit 11: MSILRSKYYDHPDGEDAFGKIVATNKYAAAAGLAWSTVDVLTLAKPKGYLPTLGRFAYNTGPLMGMATAFTLTTLAATNARGKDDKINYLLGGFAAGGVFGAWKHNHVAGLCAGLFLGIAGVIKKMSIEQGWEFFPDTPTKQYGGLNIAQNDWSIMADRPKGWTNEKPS, translated from the exons ATGTCGATCTTGCGCTCCAAGTACTACGATCATCCCGATGGGGAAGATGCCTTTGGCAAGATTGTGGCCACCAACAAAtacgccgccgccgccggccTGGCCTGGTCCACAGTCGATGTGCTGACGCTGGCGAAGCCAAAGGGCTACCTGCCCACGCTGGGGCGCTTTGCCTACAACACCGGCCCGCTGATGGGTATGGCCACAGCATTTACTCTCACGACACTGGCAGCCACCAATGCTCGCGGAAAGGATGACAA AATTAACTACTTGCTGGGCGGATTCGCTGCTGGTGGCGTCTTCGGGGCCTGGAAACACAACCATGTGGCCGGTCTCTGTGCTGGACTCTTCCTAG GCATTGCTGGTGTCATCAAGAAGATGTCCATCGAACAGGGCTGGGAGTTCTTCCCCGACACACCCACCAAGCAGTACGGCGGCCTCAACATAGCCCAAAACGATTGGAGCATTATGGCCGATCGTCCCAAGGGCTGGACCAACGAGAAGCCGTCCTAG